One region of Syntrophorhabdaceae bacterium genomic DNA includes:
- a CDS encoding M23 family metallopeptidase, with translation MEILKKFLKKSLTSVTIMVVPHSKVRPVKIKVSILCLVCSFLLCIIGAGYVASVGISTIEYYGMKRKVAFLSSQFRDLKVVMSSLHKADEEFSRLLSFKSKKKILENAEVSNAGALNIDLLKTQVAETIQSVSEIRKYIEEEKTLYRAMPSGWPIKGQISSGFGAREHPISGNTAQHTGIDIRAPVGTPVKATADGIVSFSSWHNDSGHIIVLEHGRGFTTAYAHNKANYVKVGQRVKRGEMIAVSGSTGTTTGPHLHYEVWKNGGHVNPAPFLKEAS, from the coding sequence ATGGAGATACTGAAGAAGTTCCTCAAGAAGAGCCTTACGTCGGTGACTATAATGGTTGTGCCTCATTCGAAAGTGAGGCCGGTAAAAATAAAGGTTTCCATCCTCTGCCTGGTCTGCTCTTTTCTCCTTTGTATAATCGGCGCCGGCTACGTGGCAAGTGTCGGGATCAGTACGATCGAATATTACGGCATGAAACGAAAGGTGGCATTCCTAAGCTCTCAATTCAGGGACCTCAAGGTAGTCATGTCCTCCCTTCATAAGGCCGATGAGGAGTTCTCCAGGCTCCTCTCTTTTAAATCGAAGAAGAAAATTCTGGAAAACGCAGAGGTTTCCAACGCAGGCGCCCTCAACATCGATTTGCTCAAGACACAGGTGGCAGAGACCATTCAGTCGGTTTCCGAAATCAGGAAATACATCGAAGAAGAAAAGACCCTATACCGCGCCATGCCCTCCGGATGGCCCATCAAGGGCCAGATCAGCTCGGGTTTCGGCGCGAGAGAGCACCCTATTTCAGGAAATACCGCTCAGCACACGGGGATCGATATCCGCGCACCCGTGGGAACCCCGGTAAAGGCCACCGCGGACGGCATAGTCAGTTTTTCGAGCTGGCACAACGACAGCGGGCATATTATTGTCCTTGAACATGGGCGCGGCTTTACCACCGCGTACGCTCACAATAAAGCTAATTACGTGAAAGTGGGGCAGAGGGTGAAGCGGGGCGAGATGATTGCCGTATCAGGTTCGACCGGTACGACTACCGGACCACATCTCCACTACGAGGTCTGGAAAAACGGCGGTCATGTGAACCCGGCCCCTTTCTTAAAGGAGGCATCATGA
- a CDS encoding PqiC family protein — protein sequence MNTRPFSLLIFVLSAVLMLSFLTACGTSQAPRIYTLRSTATPAPEAVLGQKEAPVVVGIGPVEIPDYLDQPQIITRTGPTRLSISEFDLWGGSLKEDVSRVLLENLSHFLNPSEIRAIFWKSYIPCSFRVPVTILRLDATRGGNVLLRARWALVGKDLQTLGANMHEMNITKPVKGNDPGDVVAAMSEALEELSKYIASDVKRFSAQDKR from the coding sequence ATGAATACGCGACCTTTTTCCTTATTGATTTTCGTCCTTAGTGCCGTGCTCATGCTCTCTTTCCTCACGGCGTGCGGCACCTCCCAGGCGCCCAGGATATATACGTTGCGTTCCACAGCGACCCCCGCACCGGAGGCCGTCCTCGGGCAAAAAGAGGCGCCGGTGGTGGTAGGGATAGGTCCCGTGGAGATTCCCGATTATCTGGACCAGCCCCAGATAATCACCCGAACCGGACCGACCCGGCTCAGTATATCGGAATTCGATCTATGGGGAGGCTCCTTAAAGGAAGACGTGAGCCGGGTCCTCCTGGAGAACCTTTCCCATTTCCTCAATCCATCGGAGATAAGGGCTATTTTTTGGAAATCCTATATTCCCTGCTCGTTCCGGGTGCCGGTGACCATCCTTCGTCTTGACGCCACCCGGGGAGGGAATGTGCTGCTCAGGGCCAGGTGGGCGCTCGTGGGAAAGGACCTTCAAACGCTGGGGGCTAATATGCACGAGATGAACATCACAAAACCGGTGAAGGGAAACGATCCCGGTGATGTGGTGGCGGCCATGAGCGAAGCCCTGGAGGAGCTCAGTAAGTATATTGCCTCCGATGTAAAACGCTTCTCCGCTCAAGATAAGCGCTGA
- a CDS encoding MlaD family protein, producing MSKPVNKTLIGAFVLGAVVLAVMAVVIFGSGRLFADKMVDVMYFEGSVKGLNVGAAVVFRGVRIGSVTNVQLQFDPKDASFLIPVYAEIDLSKVKVIGNEPKEDQLSRLIAKGLRAQLELQSVVTGQLMINMDFFPNKPAKMVGLDKKVPEVPTIPSDLDEFMKLASTIPLKDLVDKLMKSLEGIEKAVNSPKLTASIDSMSEALADTRKILKKIDHQVEPILVNLKDSSVSVKEMLAKTEGVPKQIDQALAATYSTLQQAEKTLLSVQGIASDNSSLVLQMDSTLQEVGRTSRSVRTLTDYLQRYPEAVLKGKQAVKGE from the coding sequence ATGAGTAAACCTGTAAATAAAACCCTTATCGGCGCATTTGTATTGGGCGCCGTTGTTTTAGCCGTAATGGCGGTGGTCATCTTTGGGTCGGGAAGGCTCTTCGCCGACAAGATGGTCGACGTAATGTATTTTGAGGGATCGGTCAAGGGCCTCAATGTCGGGGCTGCAGTCGTGTTCCGCGGCGTAAGAATAGGCTCGGTCACAAACGTGCAGCTCCAGTTTGATCCTAAAGATGCATCTTTTCTCATTCCCGTCTATGCGGAGATCGATCTCAGTAAAGTGAAGGTTATCGGGAATGAGCCAAAAGAGGATCAGCTTTCGAGGCTTATCGCTAAAGGCCTACGGGCACAGCTCGAATTGCAGAGCGTCGTCACGGGTCAGCTTATGATCAATATGGATTTTTTTCCTAATAAACCCGCCAAAATGGTAGGCCTTGACAAGAAGGTCCCCGAGGTTCCCACTATTCCCTCGGATTTGGACGAATTTATGAAGCTTGCTTCCACTATACCCTTGAAAGATCTTGTCGATAAATTAATGAAATCCCTCGAGGGGATCGAAAAGGCGGTGAATTCTCCCAAACTTACCGCCAGCATCGATTCCATGAGCGAGGCACTGGCCGATACGAGAAAAATTCTAAAAAAGATCGACCACCAGGTAGAGCCGATCCTCGTTAACCTCAAGGACTCCTCCGTATCCGTCAAAGAAATGCTCGCAAAGACCGAGGGTGTACCCAAGCAGATCGATCAGGCCTTGGCTGCCACTTACTCTACTCTCCAGCAGGCGGAGAAGACCCTGCTTTCGGTGCAGGGGATCGCCTCCGACAATTCGTCGCTGGTCCTCCAGATGGACAGTACCCTGCAGGAGGTAGGGAGAACTTCCAGGTCTGTTCGTACCCTCACGGATTATCTGCAGCGCTACCCCGAGGCGGTGCTGAAAGGCAAACAGGCAGTCAAAGGAGAGTGA